One window of Magallana gigas chromosome 2, xbMagGiga1.1, whole genome shotgun sequence genomic DNA carries:
- the LOC105347794 gene encoding protein Wnt-9a codes for MPNFKPITLGIISFVLFGISSSVAYFGLTSTEVLTLTLDNPAFRDNRIPEVSRTFSPSKLCEMMKLYRKQKKMCRRGRGTAHALMEAIRTSVLECQYQFKDERWNCSLEEPYRQNILKKGFKETSFLYAVSSASLVHTFARGCRSGQIDRCTCDESKHLNNVEAWKWGGCGDNIKFALKFTRRFLRRAKTLGKDVTAKVNQHNSRVGIKVVKGHVKTKCKCHGVSGTCTVKTCWRQLAPFHEIGQVLKRRYEKAYKVDTNTNNANGKFSLSIRREESNTDPQNSTPKSVDMVYIENSPSFCSKSSYSIGTAGRECNKNNTCHSICCGRGYNVMTRKKYERCQCQVVWCCEFNCNRCLIDQELYTCK; via the exons GTTGACATCGACTGAAGTGTTAACTCTAACTTTGGATAACCCGGCCTTTCGAGACAATCGTATCCCCGAGGTCTCTCGAACTTTTTCACCCTCCAAGTTATGTGAAATGATGAAGCTTTACcgcaaacaaaagaaaatgtgTCGAAGGGGACGAGGAACTGCGCATGCGCTGATGGAAGCGATAAGGACTTCCGTTCTGGAATGCCAGTATCAGTTTAAGGACGAAAGATGGAACTGTTCGTTAGAAGAGCCTTACAGacaaaatatactgaaaaaag GGTTCAAAGAGACGTCATTCCTTTACGCAGTATCGTCTGCAAGTTTAGTTCACACTTTTGCCAGAGGGTGCCGGAGTGGACAGATTGACAGGTGCACATGCGACGAGTCCAAGCATCTGAACAACGTTGAAGCATGGAAGTGGGGAGGATGCGGCGATAATATCAAATTCGCCCTCAAGTTTACCAGACGATTCCTTCGCCGCGCAAAGACGCTTGGTAAAGATGTAACAGCCAAAGTTAACCAACACAACAGTAGGGTTGGAATAAAG gtTGTGAAAGGTCACGTGAAAACCAAATGTAAATGTCATGGAGTATCTGGAACCTGCACAGTCAAGACTTGTTGGCGCCAGTTAGCTCCCTTTCACGAAATCGGACAAGTTTTAAAGCGGAGATACGAAAAAGCATACAAAGTGGATACAAATACAAACAATGCTAATGGCAAATTTTCTTTATCCATAAGAAGAGAAGAATCCAACACAGATCCCCAAAATTCCACACCTAAATCTGTAGACATGGTTTATATAGAAAACTCTCCAAGCTTCTGTAGCAAAAGTAGTTATTCCATAGGAACGGCGGGTCGtgaatgcaataaaaataataccTGTCATTCAATATGCTGTGGGCGTGGCTATAATGTCATGACCCGGAAGAAATATGAACGGTGTCAGTGTCAAGTGGTTTGGTGCTGTGAGTTTAATTGCAATAGGTGTCTGATTGACCAAGAACTCTACACGTGCAAGTGA